In one Streptomyces sp. NBC_01241 genomic region, the following are encoded:
- a CDS encoding branched-chain amino acid ABC transporter permease, which produces MSTVTETHDRTGDGPALAPSPGNTARLLRRWWPAAALLVLAVAPYSALPLPGLLDGPLGSPGSLQLLATCLLFGALATGYDLLLGRTGLLSFGHALYFAAGSYATNLFLLEAGLPFAVSALLGLCCGIVLALVLGSVSLRVTGIGFSMVTLAFAQAGSILVSRNPGGLTGGEEGRAAPAELLPSGLVGIENTANLYWVALAYLVLTLAVVHWAVRSPTGRVWEGIKENERRVEVLGLKPYGFKLTAFVLAGALAALGGLVHLLLTGGSTPQTTTSDFTLSLLVMVVLGGSGTRWGPMVGGILYTWADHRLGDLAGSGAVAELPAVLRVPLSQPLFLLGVLFVAVVHLLPGGLARLPSRLVPRRGPADETPAKRARKENGQP; this is translated from the coding sequence GTGAGCACCGTCACCGAGACACACGACCGCACCGGCGACGGGCCCGCCCTCGCACCGTCCCCCGGGAACACCGCCCGGCTGCTGCGCCGCTGGTGGCCCGCCGCCGCACTGCTGGTCCTCGCCGTCGCGCCGTACAGCGCACTTCCGCTGCCGGGCCTCCTGGACGGCCCGCTCGGCAGCCCGGGGAGTCTCCAACTCCTCGCCACCTGTCTGCTGTTCGGTGCGCTGGCGACCGGTTACGACCTGCTGCTCGGCCGCACCGGGCTGCTCTCCTTCGGGCATGCGCTCTACTTCGCCGCGGGCAGCTACGCCACCAATCTGTTCCTGCTGGAGGCGGGCCTCCCCTTCGCCGTGTCCGCGCTGCTCGGCCTCTGTTGCGGGATCGTGCTCGCGCTGGTGCTGGGGTCGGTGAGCCTGCGGGTCACCGGGATCGGCTTCTCCATGGTGACGCTGGCCTTCGCGCAGGCGGGCTCGATCCTGGTCTCCCGCAACCCGGGCGGTCTCACCGGCGGCGAGGAGGGCCGGGCCGCCCCCGCCGAGCTGCTGCCGTCCGGGCTCGTGGGCATCGAGAACACCGCGAACCTCTACTGGGTGGCGCTCGCCTATCTGGTCCTCACCCTCGCCGTCGTCCACTGGGCGGTCCGCTCCCCCACCGGACGGGTCTGGGAGGGCATCAAGGAGAACGAACGCCGCGTGGAGGTACTGGGGTTGAAGCCGTACGGCTTCAAGCTGACGGCGTTCGTCCTGGCGGGTGCGCTGGCCGCGCTCGGCGGCCTCGTCCACCTGCTGCTCACCGGCGGCTCGACCCCGCAGACGACCACCTCCGACTTCACCCTCTCCCTCCTGGTGATGGTGGTGCTGGGCGGATCCGGCACCCGCTGGGGCCCGATGGTCGGCGGCATCCTCTACACCTGGGCCGATCACCGGCTCGGCGATCTGGCCGGGTCGGGCGCGGTCGCCGAACTGCCCGCCGTGCTGCGGGTGCCGCTGTCCCAGCCGCTGTTCCTGCTCGGTGTGCTGTTCGTGGCCGTGGTACACCTGCTGCCCGGCGGCCTGGCCCGGCTGCCGTCCCGGCTGGTGCCGCGCCGCGGCCCCGCCGACGAAACACCCGCGAAGCGCGCCCGGAAGGAGAACGGACAGCCGTGA
- a CDS encoding alpha/beta hydrolase, with translation MIPYEEIQVPVNGGELAVLRWPAREPDAPVVVALHGITANALSWGPVARLLAGRVTLIAPDLRGRAGSSALPGPYGIARHADDVAALTKALGLGRVVLAGHSMGAFVTALAAVRHPERFGPLLLVDGGIGFPAPTHLSPDELLTAVIGPAMDRLSMTFPDRAAYRSFWQAHPAFADAWSAEVDAYIQRDLTGEAPAMRSTCRIDAVRTDGIGLFDEEVLTAVRKLPVPATLLWAQRGLMNEEQGLYDETRLAAAELGGTGVTPVPVRDVNHYTLLTGEAGGKVIVDHLLTMTGTLGPSSGA, from the coding sequence GTGATTCCGTACGAAGAGATTCAGGTCCCCGTGAACGGTGGCGAGTTGGCGGTACTGAGGTGGCCGGCCCGGGAGCCGGACGCCCCGGTCGTCGTCGCCCTGCACGGCATCACGGCCAACGCGCTGTCCTGGGGCCCGGTGGCCCGGCTGCTGGCCGGCCGCGTCACCTTGATCGCCCCGGATCTGCGCGGCAGGGCCGGGAGTTCCGCCCTGCCGGGACCGTACGGGATCGCCCGGCACGCCGATGACGTCGCCGCGCTGACGAAGGCCCTGGGCCTGGGCCGGGTGGTGCTGGCGGGCCATTCGATGGGCGCGTTCGTGACAGCGCTGGCCGCCGTACGCCACCCGGAACGGTTCGGGCCGCTGCTGCTCGTCGACGGCGGCATCGGCTTCCCCGCCCCCACGCACCTCTCCCCGGACGAGCTGCTGACCGCCGTGATCGGCCCGGCCATGGACCGGCTGTCGATGACCTTCCCGGACCGGGCCGCGTACCGCTCCTTCTGGCAGGCGCACCCCGCGTTCGCGGATGCCTGGTCGGCCGAGGTGGACGCGTACATCCAGCGCGATCTGACCGGGGAGGCACCGGCCATGCGCTCCACCTGCCGGATCGACGCGGTACGCACCGACGGTATCGGCCTCTTCGACGAGGAGGTGCTGACGGCGGTACGGAAGCTACCGGTCCCGGCGACGCTGCTGTGGGCGCAGCGGGGCCTGATGAACGAGGAGCAGGGCCTGTACGACGAGACCCGTCTGGCGGCGGCCGAACTCGGAGGGACCGGGGTGACGCCGGTACCGGTACGGGACGTCAACCACTACACGCTGCTGACGGGAGAAGCGGGCGGCAAGGTGATCGTGGACCACTTGCTGACGATGACCGGCACCCTGGGGCCGTCGTCCGGCGCTTGA